A genomic stretch from Cryomorphaceae bacterium 1068 includes:
- a CDS encoding polyprenol monophosphomannose synthase, which translates to MSQKLVIIPTYNEYGNIENILDAVMNLNEDFHVLVVDDGSPDGTADLVRKKQEQYPMLVHLLERKEKTGLGTAYITGFRWALKEGYKYIFEMDADFSHNPKDLIRLHQACADGADMSVGSRYTKGGKVDNWPLFRIFISYFASLYVRMVLWIGVKDATAGFVCYRDEVLKTINLDDIEFVGYAFQIEMKYAALRRGFKIVEVPITFIDRQVGQSKMSMNIFTEAFFGVLKMRFK; encoded by the coding sequence TTGAGCCAAAAGCTGGTCATTATACCGACGTACAATGAGTACGGAAATATTGAGAACATTCTGGATGCAGTGATGAATCTCAACGAAGACTTCCATGTGTTGGTGGTTGATGACGGCAGTCCTGATGGCACAGCCGATTTGGTGAGAAAAAAGCAAGAGCAGTACCCGATGCTGGTGCACTTGCTCGAGCGAAAAGAGAAGACGGGCTTGGGAACGGCCTATATCACTGGTTTCCGTTGGGCGCTTAAGGAGGGCTACAAGTACATCTTCGAGATGGATGCCGACTTTTCTCACAATCCCAAAGACTTGATTAGGCTGCACCAAGCTTGCGCAGATGGAGCCGATATGAGCGTTGGCTCTCGTTATACCAAAGGCGGAAAGGTTGACAATTGGCCGCTCTTCAGAATTTTCATTTCTTATTTCGCCTCGCTCTATGTACGGATGGTTTTATGGATTGGCGTGAAGGACGCTACGGCGGGATTTGTTTGCTACCGCGACGAAGTGCTCAAGACCATCAACTTGGATGATATCGAATTTGTGGGTTATGCCTTCCAAATCGAAATGAAATACGCTGCCCTAAGAAGAGGATTCAAGATTGTAGAGGTACCTATCACCTTTATTGACCGGCAAGTAGGACAGAGCAAGATGAGCATGAATATTTTTACCGAGGCATTTTTCGGAGTGCTGAAAATGCGGTTTAAGTGA
- a CDS encoding DUF4296 domain-containing protein gives MLFRSLTILVIILIFTGCGEPEVEVVPEGLLDKDKFTEVMVDVQLVEGMKVHKLGPKRERSPDMEAMYGNIFAKHEIEQKDFDATYDYYKSRPDEMELIYEQVLDSLSKLDVEVKKIYNTPKNMRDSLNLDSITSAASKRKLQPLK, from the coding sequence ATGCTGTTCCGATCCCTGACTATTTTGGTGATCATCCTGATTTTCACGGGGTGTGGAGAGCCCGAAGTTGAAGTGGTTCCCGAAGGCCTTTTGGATAAGGACAAGTTTACCGAAGTGATGGTAGATGTGCAGCTGGTTGAAGGAATGAAAGTGCACAAGCTAGGTCCGAAGCGGGAGAGAAGCCCCGATATGGAGGCGATGTACGGTAATATCTTCGCAAAGCACGAGATCGAACAAAAAGATTTTGACGCTACTTACGACTACTACAAGTCGCGCCCCGATGAGATGGAACTGATCTACGAGCAAGTACTGGACAGCCTTTCCAAGCTCGATGTGGAGGTGAAGAAAATCTACAATACCCCGAAGAACATGAGAGATTCTTTGAATCTTGATTCGATTACAAGCGCGGCTTCAAAAAGGAAGTTGCAGCCGCTGAAGTGA
- a CDS encoding NAD-dependent epimerase/dehydratase family protein, with product MNLVTGATGIVGIRIVYDLLKRNEKVRALKRSSSDMAFAEKVLRFYGALDDDLDNINWVEGDLLDIFSLETALEGVKTVYHCAALVSYNPKDEKTLFQMNEGGTKNLVNICLTLGVEKICHISSVAALGVEKEGPTTEESHWQRDENRSVYGLTKFLAEREVWRAGAEGLKVVAMNPSIILGPSKADQSSGMLMSMLRKGSKYYPSGGVGLVDVRDVSLACITAVQEAKFGERYLLNSENLSFQDLLIKAAQSFGNEEPKTKLPDFFLDMAWRFGLIARLFGIKSISKETAQSAQRHSNYGNSKAKNELDLAFIPVGKSLEWIKAF from the coding sequence ATGAATTTGGTCACTGGTGCCACTGGAATTGTAGGTATTCGCATAGTCTACGATCTCCTGAAGAGAAATGAAAAGGTCAGAGCCCTAAAGCGCTCTAGTAGCGATATGGCTTTCGCCGAAAAGGTGCTTCGATTCTACGGTGCTCTCGACGACGATCTCGATAATATCAATTGGGTTGAAGGTGATTTACTCGACATCTTCTCCCTTGAGACCGCCCTCGAAGGAGTCAAGACGGTTTATCACTGTGCAGCTCTGGTTTCTTACAATCCGAAGGACGAGAAGACGCTCTTTCAAATGAACGAGGGCGGAACCAAGAACTTGGTCAATATCTGCCTCACTTTGGGAGTTGAAAAAATATGTCACATCAGTTCGGTAGCTGCTCTGGGCGTGGAGAAGGAAGGCCCCACTACGGAAGAATCGCATTGGCAACGAGACGAGAATCGATCCGTTTACGGTTTGACCAAGTTTCTGGCCGAACGTGAGGTCTGGCGAGCTGGCGCCGAAGGACTGAAAGTAGTAGCTATGAATCCCTCAATAATCTTGGGCCCGTCAAAAGCTGATCAAAGCAGCGGTATGTTAATGAGTATGTTGCGGAAAGGCTCGAAGTACTATCCTTCCGGAGGTGTAGGATTGGTAGACGTGAGGGATGTTTCCCTAGCGTGCATCACCGCAGTGCAAGAAGCCAAGTTTGGCGAGCGCTATTTGCTCAACTCCGAAAATCTATCTTTTCAGGATCTCCTAATCAAAGCAGCGCAGAGTTTCGGTAACGAGGAGCCAAAAACCAAACTCCCCGATTTTTTCCTTGACATGGCTTGGCGGTTTGGCTTGATCGCTCGATTGTTTGGTATAAAGTCCATTTCAAAAGAAACTGCCCAAAGCGCTCAGCGGCACTCAAATTACGGAAACTCGAAAGCCAAAAATGAGTTGGATTTGGCATTTATTCCAGTCGGTAAATCTTTGGAGTGGATTAAGGCGTTTTGA
- a CDS encoding alpha-1,4-glucan--maltose-1-phosphate maltosyltransferase, producing the protein MEELRYRAVIEDVKPAINGGEFAIKRVVGEKVKLTADIFGDGHDIVNAQLVYKHDSEKTWKKVAMTSLVNDLWEVEFEVKKLGFYTYKLEAWVDYALNWQHEIKRKIQDDQHVSSELHDGVKYLDAVKAKKHQKFLAAAKKGFGNKRSYKKAIEVAQSDELKKIFEEYPYQTFVTTSRDFRVKVDRERAGFSTWYEFFPRSAGESVHKHGTFKDCIKRLPHVAQMGFDVLYFPPIHPIGEKNRKGKNNTTEAEKGDVGSPWAIGSKLGGHKDIHPELGTMKDFKALVKAADGLGIEIALDFALQCAPDHPYVKENPQWFKWRPDGTVQYAENPPKKYQDIIPINFECEDWENLWNELQSIVFHWIDAGVRIFRVDNPHTKPYRFWRWLIANVHEKYPEVIFLSEAFTRPKVMHQLAKVGFTHSYTYFTWRNTKYELEEYMDELVNTKSREYFRPNFWPNTPDILPSELQQPNEAAFIQRYFLAATLSSNYGMYGPVYENMHYQAVPGKEEYWDSEKYEIKRHVWDTRGKLKQVIKMVNAARKSHPALQDTFNYKKCAVDNERLMAYYKGDEAANDHFLCIVNMDTYYTQAGWVQVPLADLGIADGEAYVVQDLITEVSYTWRGEFNFVELNPHGLPFHFFKIIKG; encoded by the coding sequence ATGGAAGAATTACGGTATCGTGCAGTAATAGAAGATGTTAAGCCGGCAATTAATGGTGGTGAGTTTGCAATCAAAAGAGTCGTTGGTGAGAAGGTAAAGCTCACCGCTGATATATTTGGTGACGGACATGACATCGTGAACGCACAGTTGGTCTACAAACACGATTCAGAGAAGACGTGGAAAAAAGTAGCTATGACCTCATTGGTGAATGATCTTTGGGAAGTAGAGTTTGAGGTGAAGAAATTAGGGTTTTACACATACAAACTCGAAGCTTGGGTAGATTACGCCCTCAATTGGCAACACGAAATCAAGCGAAAGATTCAAGATGACCAACACGTGTCGTCAGAATTGCACGATGGGGTGAAATACCTCGATGCCGTGAAGGCAAAAAAGCACCAAAAGTTTTTGGCTGCTGCCAAAAAGGGTTTTGGGAACAAGCGTTCATACAAAAAGGCGATTGAGGTAGCTCAATCAGATGAGCTGAAGAAAATTTTCGAAGAATACCCTTACCAAACATTTGTAACCACTTCACGAGATTTTCGCGTGAAAGTGGATCGTGAGCGAGCAGGTTTCAGCACGTGGTATGAGTTTTTCCCGCGCAGTGCAGGCGAATCGGTGCACAAACACGGAACATTCAAAGACTGCATCAAGCGGTTGCCACACGTTGCTCAAATGGGATTTGACGTTTTGTATTTCCCACCCATACATCCGATAGGAGAGAAAAACAGAAAAGGAAAAAACAACACCACCGAAGCTGAGAAAGGTGATGTGGGTTCGCCGTGGGCCATTGGCTCAAAGTTGGGCGGCCACAAGGACATTCATCCCGAGTTGGGAACGATGAAAGACTTCAAGGCCTTGGTAAAAGCTGCCGATGGTCTTGGCATTGAGATAGCCTTGGACTTTGCCCTGCAATGCGCTCCTGACCATCCATACGTCAAGGAGAATCCGCAGTGGTTTAAGTGGCGCCCTGACGGCACGGTTCAATACGCCGAAAATCCGCCAAAGAAATACCAGGATATTATTCCCATTAATTTCGAATGCGAGGATTGGGAGAACCTCTGGAATGAACTGCAAAGCATCGTTTTCCATTGGATCGATGCGGGAGTGCGCATCTTCCGCGTGGATAATCCGCACACCAAGCCTTACCGTTTTTGGCGCTGGCTGATTGCCAATGTCCACGAGAAATACCCCGAGGTGATTTTTCTCTCAGAAGCATTTACCCGTCCGAAGGTGATGCATCAATTGGCAAAAGTCGGATTTACTCACAGCTATACCTATTTCACTTGGCGAAACACGAAATACGAGCTGGAAGAATATATGGATGAATTGGTCAACACCAAGTCCCGTGAGTATTTCCGCCCGAACTTTTGGCCCAATACGCCTGACATTCTTCCCAGCGAGCTTCAACAGCCCAACGAAGCCGCTTTCATTCAGCGGTATTTCTTAGCTGCCACGCTGAGCAGCAACTACGGAATGTACGGTCCGGTATACGAAAACATGCATTACCAAGCCGTTCCCGGAAAGGAAGAATACTGGGATTCGGAGAAGTACGAAATTAAACGTCATGTATGGGATACCCGAGGAAAGCTGAAACAGGTGATCAAGATGGTGAACGCGGCGCGGAAGTCGCATCCCGCTTTACAGGACACGTTTAATTATAAGAAGTGTGCGGTAGATAACGAGCGCCTTATGGCCTATTACAAGGGCGATGAAGCTGCGAATGATCACTTCTTGTGCATTGTGAATATGGACACCTACTATACTCAAGCGGGCTGGGTTCAAGTACCCTTAGCCGATTTAGGAATAGCTGATGGCGAGGCCTATGTGGTTCAAGACTTGATCACCGAAGTGTCTTACACCTGGAGAGGTGAGTTCAATTTTGTTGAGCTAAATCCACACGGACTGCCTTTCCATTTCTTTAAAATCATAAAAGGATGA
- a CDS encoding trehalose synthase: MSNHTLTISQSWKEIFADGQASEEFEKILPDYLHQMRWFGAKTGNIKQYTIENALTYQLQNGSLAFILLVEIVFQTSNTENYLLPVIAVDEMEDDADVICEIHNEAGERQGFLIDALYDSAFRNDLFFNIISEKQLGLSIGEFRFTKGNVLGDSFSEENLSSELLKLEQSNSTIVYNGEYFLKIYRKLFRDNNPDLELTHFLSDKGNFSHSPKFAGGIEWVREGYYRVSIGLMQERVENQGEAWNYTLRQMEGFFQRFADSDLSLADFPKVDLYKPLNIADLPEKIQSLIGKEFLERVQKLAVRTAEMHIALFSDKTDRYFTPEPFRGDYTVWLLNRLMYMLDGRFNLLEQKVDQLQGRAREYAEFVLDNKEDIKNHILKFDELNLNSARIRIHGDYHLGQILITGDDFCILDFEGEPESTIRDRKVKQPPVKDLAGLCRSYHYAVFSTVFNALPENIDREVATELGGRLYRIITGLSLERYVETAMENGLNIGYSKEIDFLLRYHIFEKAIYEIGYELNSRPDWVIIPLKGIIQILKND, from the coding sequence ATGAGTAATCATACCTTAACCATATCGCAGTCTTGGAAAGAAATTTTCGCCGATGGTCAAGCATCGGAGGAGTTTGAAAAAATCCTTCCCGATTATTTGCATCAAATGAGATGGTTTGGCGCAAAGACGGGAAACATAAAGCAATATACCATAGAGAATGCGCTGACTTACCAACTCCAAAACGGTAGCCTGGCTTTTATTCTTTTGGTGGAGATCGTCTTTCAGACATCTAACACAGAAAACTACCTCCTTCCCGTAATCGCGGTAGACGAAATGGAAGATGATGCAGATGTGATTTGCGAAATTCACAATGAAGCAGGAGAACGTCAAGGCTTTTTGATCGATGCGCTCTACGACTCAGCATTTCGAAACGACCTCTTCTTCAATATTATTTCCGAGAAACAGTTGGGACTTTCCATCGGAGAATTCCGATTCACCAAAGGGAATGTGCTGGGGGATTCATTTAGTGAAGAAAATCTGAGCTCAGAGTTGTTGAAGCTTGAGCAAAGCAATTCCACAATCGTCTACAACGGTGAGTATTTCCTAAAGATTTACCGGAAGCTCTTTCGAGACAACAATCCCGATCTGGAGTTAACCCATTTTTTATCCGACAAGGGTAATTTTTCCCATTCCCCTAAGTTTGCGGGAGGGATTGAGTGGGTGCGCGAGGGATACTACCGCGTATCGATCGGCTTGATGCAAGAGCGCGTAGAAAACCAAGGCGAGGCTTGGAATTACACGCTTCGACAGATGGAGGGGTTTTTCCAGCGATTTGCCGACAGCGATTTGAGTTTGGCTGATTTTCCCAAAGTTGATCTTTACAAACCTTTGAATATTGCCGATCTTCCTGAGAAAATTCAAAGCTTGATCGGAAAGGAGTTTTTGGAGAGAGTCCAAAAGTTGGCTGTCCGAACGGCAGAGATGCATATCGCTTTATTTTCAGATAAAACGGATAGGTATTTCACACCTGAGCCTTTTAGAGGGGATTACACCGTTTGGCTTTTGAACCGTTTGATGTACATGCTCGACGGTCGCTTTAATTTGCTCGAGCAGAAAGTAGATCAACTGCAGGGCCGAGCCCGCGAGTATGCGGAGTTTGTACTCGACAATAAAGAGGACATCAAAAATCACATCCTCAAATTTGATGAGCTGAATTTGAACTCAGCGAGAATACGAATTCACGGGGATTACCACTTGGGACAAATATTGATCACAGGCGATGATTTTTGCATCCTCGACTTCGAAGGTGAGCCTGAGAGCACCATACGCGACCGAAAAGTAAAGCAACCGCCCGTCAAAGACTTGGCAGGCTTATGCCGCTCTTATCATTACGCAGTTTTCTCTACGGTCTTCAATGCCCTTCCTGAAAATATTGATCGAGAAGTCGCTACAGAATTGGGTGGAAGGCTCTACCGAATTATTACAGGGCTTAGCTTGGAGCGATACGTGGAGACGGCCATGGAAAATGGATTGAACATAGGCTACTCCAAAGAAATTGACTTTTTATTGCGCTACCATATATTTGAAAAGGCCATTTACGAAATTGGCTACGAATTGAATTCTCGTCCTGATTGGGTCATCATTCCACTCAAGGGCATCATCCAAATCCTTAAGAACGATTAA
- the glgB gene encoding 1,4-alpha-glucan branching protein GlgB, producing the protein MEKTSNVIAHSLLTEFDISLFASGRHFKLYEKLGSTPMEVEGVAGTYFAVWAPNAEAVSVIGNFNEWDTQAHHLNARWDSSGIWEGFIPGLGANELYKYAIKVRGGGIIEKGDPFAEMWEVPPSTASIIRSFDPKWSDGTWMKNRKKKNALDAPFSVYEVHIGSWKRKFDEQNRSLTYREMADDLVSYVKEMGFTHVEMMPVMEHPFFGSWGYQITGYFAPSSRFGTPEDFAFLVNAFHKAGIGVILDWVPSHFPNDAHGLYQFDGTSLYEHEDPRLGYHPDWKSYIFNYGRHEVRSFLISNALYWLDKYHIDGIRVDAVASMLYLDYSRNEGEWIPNKFGGRENLEAISLLKEMNEAVYSNFPDVQTIAEESTNWPSVSRPVSADGLGFGMKWMMGWMNDMLEYIKKNPLYRSYHQNQVTFSLVYAFTENFMLPLSHDEVVHGKGSLLSRMPGDEWQRFANLRALYAWMFTHPGAKLLFMGSEFGQFSEWKHDETLLWNLLKFDFHNGISEIVKAMNELYRTEKAMHELNFDAEGFEWIDYSDNKNCILSFYRKSKGAKQKLMVVGNFTPNAHEEYKIGVDEKGSFKEIFNSDSARFGGSDFLNKGAIKTKKEVLHGRENSVTLRIPPMGFIVLKPTK; encoded by the coding sequence ATGGAAAAAACGTCGAATGTCATCGCGCACAGCCTGCTGACAGAATTTGATATTTCACTTTTTGCTTCAGGGCGGCATTTTAAGCTTTACGAAAAGCTAGGAAGCACTCCGATGGAAGTCGAAGGAGTAGCAGGAACTTATTTTGCAGTTTGGGCTCCAAATGCCGAGGCGGTTTCTGTGATTGGGAACTTCAATGAATGGGATACTCAAGCTCACCACCTCAATGCTCGCTGGGATAGCAGCGGAATCTGGGAAGGTTTTATACCTGGCCTCGGGGCTAACGAGCTATACAAATACGCCATCAAAGTGCGTGGTGGAGGAATCATTGAAAAAGGAGACCCTTTTGCAGAGATGTGGGAAGTACCACCATCTACCGCTTCTATCATCCGCTCTTTTGATCCCAAATGGTCGGACGGAACTTGGATGAAGAACCGTAAGAAAAAGAATGCTCTTGATGCGCCCTTCTCCGTTTACGAGGTGCACATCGGCTCTTGGAAAAGAAAATTCGACGAGCAAAACCGAAGCCTCACATACCGCGAAATGGCAGACGACCTCGTGTCATACGTCAAGGAGATGGGCTTTACACATGTGGAGATGATGCCCGTAATGGAGCATCCATTCTTTGGCTCATGGGGCTATCAGATTACGGGGTATTTTGCCCCGTCTTCGCGATTCGGAACTCCGGAAGATTTTGCGTTTTTGGTTAATGCGTTCCACAAAGCAGGAATCGGTGTCATCCTGGACTGGGTGCCTAGTCACTTCCCGAATGATGCTCACGGATTGTATCAGTTTGATGGTACATCCCTTTACGAGCACGAAGACCCTCGCCTGGGTTATCACCCCGACTGGAAGAGCTACATCTTCAATTACGGCCGTCATGAAGTGCGTTCGTTTTTGATTAGCAATGCCTTGTATTGGCTTGATAAGTACCATATTGATGGAATTCGAGTAGATGCAGTAGCATCCATGCTTTACCTCGACTACAGTCGAAATGAAGGTGAGTGGATTCCAAATAAGTTTGGTGGTCGAGAAAACCTTGAAGCCATTTCGCTTTTAAAAGAGATGAATGAGGCTGTTTATTCCAACTTCCCCGATGTGCAAACCATCGCTGAAGAAAGTACGAACTGGCCGAGTGTTTCAAGACCGGTAAGTGCTGATGGACTTGGCTTTGGTATGAAGTGGATGATGGGTTGGATGAACGACATGTTGGAGTACATCAAGAAAAACCCACTCTACCGCAGCTACCACCAGAATCAAGTTACTTTTAGTTTGGTCTATGCTTTTACTGAGAATTTCATGTTGCCATTATCGCACGATGAGGTGGTACATGGCAAAGGCTCACTTTTGAGTAGAATGCCTGGCGACGAGTGGCAGCGCTTTGCCAATTTGCGCGCCCTTTACGCTTGGATGTTCACCCATCCCGGAGCTAAGCTCCTGTTTATGGGAAGTGAGTTTGGACAGTTTTCAGAGTGGAAGCATGATGAGACCTTGCTATGGAATTTACTGAAGTTCGACTTTCATAACGGAATTTCTGAAATAGTGAAAGCCATGAATGAGCTCTACCGCACAGAGAAGGCGATGCATGAACTCAATTTCGATGCAGAAGGATTTGAATGGATCGATTACAGCGATAACAAGAACTGTATACTCTCTTTTTACAGAAAGTCTAAGGGTGCTAAGCAAAAGCTCATGGTAGTGGGTAATTTTACCCCAAATGCACACGAAGAGTACAAAATCGGAGTCGATGAAAAAGGCTCTTTCAAAGAAATATTTAATTCAGACAGTGCCCGTTTCGGGGGAAGCGATTTCCTGAATAAAGGCGCAATTAAAACCAAAAAGGAAGTATTGCATGGACGCGAAAACAGCGTGACATTGCGTATCCCTCCGATGGGCTTCATTGTCTTGAAGCCAACCAAATAA
- a CDS encoding DUF3536 domain-containing protein, whose product MSQKNFICVHGHFYQPPRENAWLEKVEYQDSAEPFHDWNERISQECYGPNGSSRILSDEHRIVDIVNNYAKISFNFGPTLLSWLEIHRPQIYKQILRADEQSMEYFDGHGSALAQVYNHIIMPLANRRDKETQVIWGIKDFEHRFKRKPEGMWLAETAVDTETLEVLAEQGIKYTILAPRQGKRYRKFGSSTWDDGVDSKVPYVCNLPSGKKICLFFYDGDRSQAVAFKGLLADGKGFAEYLTGAYDDRSENQLLHIATDGESYGHHHRYGDMALAYCLRYIEDNDLAQIINYGQYLEVNPPEHEAEIHDNSSWSCVHGVERWRSNCGCNTGGRGDWNQEWRKPLRESLDWLRDELEKVYVKRMGKLHSDPWALRNEYIDILLERRRDKVDKFLLTHFGNQKPRERTHVMRLLEMQRHELLMYTSCAWFFDEISGLETVQVLQYACRAIQLAESESNVKLDAEFKKRIAKAQSNLVEYGNGADVYKKFVEPSQLTLTQIGMQYAVSSLFAEDPNNLTVFNYDCKSTEFKLIVQGSQRLALGRTHVHSKVTLSEKDFSFVVLYLGQHHLVGKAFENIPLGEFQTFSDKVTQAFQASNLAEVIEILRTYPEQRSFSFFDMFKDEQIKMVNDVLEEGLALAASSYRKINNRNYNVINVMHHSHLNPPRMLVRNLEMVLNNELRELFDNGELRISVRDLKRVVAEIKSWNFTIDHAELDFICANKLNRMLELHGEPGQSSASQFGSLVTNMREVLQILATVGIYPELNQIQDVVFHYIQHFSDDISPEVRDELFKFAEQINIETNQFKKVKA is encoded by the coding sequence ATGAGTCAGAAAAATTTCATTTGTGTTCACGGGCATTTTTATCAGCCCCCGAGAGAAAATGCGTGGTTGGAAAAGGTGGAGTATCAAGACTCTGCAGAGCCTTTTCACGACTGGAATGAGCGGATTTCGCAGGAATGCTATGGTCCGAACGGGTCTTCCAGAATACTGAGTGACGAGCATAGAATCGTAGATATTGTAAACAACTACGCCAAGATCAGCTTCAACTTTGGGCCTACTCTTTTGAGTTGGCTCGAAATACACCGACCTCAAATCTACAAGCAGATTCTCAGGGCCGACGAGCAGAGTATGGAGTACTTTGATGGTCACGGGTCGGCCTTGGCTCAGGTGTACAACCACATCATTATGCCACTTGCCAATAGGCGCGACAAGGAAACGCAGGTGATTTGGGGGATAAAGGATTTTGAGCATCGCTTTAAGCGAAAGCCCGAAGGGATGTGGCTGGCCGAGACTGCCGTCGACACGGAAACGCTGGAAGTTCTGGCAGAACAAGGGATCAAGTACACCATTCTGGCTCCGCGCCAAGGGAAGCGCTACAGAAAATTCGGAAGCTCGACTTGGGATGATGGAGTAGACTCTAAGGTGCCTTATGTCTGCAACTTGCCTTCCGGCAAAAAGATATGCCTCTTCTTTTACGACGGAGACCGCTCTCAAGCAGTAGCCTTTAAGGGTCTTTTAGCTGATGGCAAAGGCTTTGCCGAATACCTAACGGGAGCTTATGATGATCGCAGCGAGAATCAATTGTTGCACATAGCTACTGATGGCGAGAGCTACGGTCACCATCACCGCTACGGCGATATGGCATTGGCCTACTGTCTCCGATACATCGAAGACAACGATCTGGCGCAGATTATCAATTACGGACAGTATTTGGAAGTAAATCCACCTGAGCATGAAGCTGAAATTCACGACAATTCCTCGTGGAGTTGTGTACACGGAGTAGAGCGATGGAGATCAAATTGCGGCTGCAATACGGGTGGCAGAGGCGACTGGAATCAAGAGTGGAGAAAACCTTTGCGAGAAAGCCTGGATTGGCTGCGTGATGAACTTGAGAAAGTTTACGTGAAGCGCATGGGTAAGCTACACAGCGACCCTTGGGCGCTGCGCAATGAATACATTGACATCCTGCTGGAGCGAAGAAGAGATAAGGTAGACAAGTTTCTACTGACCCATTTTGGCAACCAAAAGCCGAGGGAGCGCACACATGTGATGCGCCTGCTCGAAATGCAGCGGCATGAGCTGCTCATGTACACGAGTTGCGCATGGTTCTTTGATGAAATTTCGGGTCTGGAAACCGTGCAAGTGTTGCAGTATGCTTGCCGCGCCATTCAGCTGGCCGAGAGTGAGTCAAATGTCAAGCTCGATGCAGAGTTCAAGAAGCGAATTGCCAAAGCACAATCCAACCTTGTTGAGTACGGCAATGGCGCCGATGTTTACAAGAAGTTTGTGGAGCCATCTCAACTTACGCTTACCCAAATAGGGATGCAGTATGCGGTGTCTTCCCTATTTGCCGAAGACCCGAATAACCTCACTGTCTTCAATTACGATTGTAAATCAACCGAGTTTAAGTTGATTGTTCAAGGATCGCAACGACTTGCCTTGGGTCGGACTCACGTCCATTCAAAGGTGACACTTAGCGAAAAGGACTTCAGTTTTGTTGTACTCTATCTTGGACAGCACCACTTGGTTGGTAAAGCATTTGAGAATATTCCCTTGGGGGAATTCCAAACTTTTTCAGATAAAGTGACGCAGGCATTCCAAGCGTCTAATTTGGCAGAGGTAATTGAAATCTTAAGGACTTATCCTGAGCAGCGTAGTTTCTCTTTCTTTGATATGTTCAAGGATGAGCAAATCAAAATGGTCAATGATGTTTTGGAAGAAGGTCTTGCTTTAGCCGCAAGCTCTTACCGCAAAATCAATAATCGAAATTACAATGTGATCAACGTGATGCATCATTCTCATTTGAATCCACCACGAATGCTCGTGCGTAATTTGGAGATGGTACTCAACAATGAGTTGCGTGAGCTATTTGATAACGGTGAGCTGCGAATCTCCGTGAGAGATTTGAAGCGAGTGGTTGCGGAGATAAAGAGTTGGAATTTTACGATTGATCATGCTGAGTTGGACTTTATTTGTGCCAATAAGCTGAATAGAATGCTCGAGCTTCATGGAGAGCCCGGTCAAAGCAGCGCAAGCCAGTTTGGTAGCTTAGTTACGAATATGCGGGAGGTACTGCAAATTTTAGCGACGGTTGGAATCTACCCGGAGTTGAATCAAATTCAAGATGTTGTATTCCATTACATACAGCACTTTTCTGATGACATCAGTCCCGAAGTGAGGGATGAGCTCTTCAAATTTGCCGAGCAGATCAATATCGAAACGAATCAATTCAAAAAAGTTAAGGCATAA
- a CDS encoding isoamylase early set domain-containing protein, which translates to MIKKQFLKSKPVCKVTFSMPAEAAAEAKEVKLVGEFSEWTKSPIDMKKLKDGSFKTVVNLETGKEYEFRYVIDGDRWENDWEADAYRPNAVTFEENSVVSL; encoded by the coding sequence ATGATTAAAAAGCAGTTTCTAAAATCGAAACCTGTTTGTAAGGTTACATTCAGCATGCCTGCAGAAGCAGCAGCTGAAGCAAAAGAAGTGAAATTGGTCGGTGAATTTAGCGAATGGACTAAGTCTCCGATTGACATGAAGAAGCTTAAAGATGGCTCTTTCAAGACAGTTGTTAATTTGGAAACAGGTAAGGAATACGAATTCCGTTACGTTATTGATGGCGATCGCTGGGAAAATGATTGGGAAGCTGATGCTTACCGTCCTAACGCGGTTACTTTCGAAGAAAACTCAGTAGTGAGTCTATAA